From the genome of Vicia villosa cultivar HV-30 ecotype Madison, WI linkage group LG2, Vvil1.0, whole genome shotgun sequence, one region includes:
- the LOC131646464 gene encoding cyclic dof factor 1-like, translating into MSEMINVSTIKLFGTTIFLTHNTHVLTNDSSQQNSTKPDDQVDMSEDKSPNKPDMTVPCPRCNSKDTKFRYYNNFKAKQPRHFCKNCQRYWTSGGTARKMLVGAGRRKNKFTNFPLNVLHYSQMSNVLPFGSNSSDINSTSPAYYGGFLQPFVLTQSCGPSKPTLGKHSRDGDMIIYSNSEKENLGLKRNNIERHDSNDELVPKLLRVDDPNDVVMSSRDLDLTFMTRIMWLKNLHQY; encoded by the coding sequence ATGTCTGAGATGATTAATGTTTCAACCATAAAGCTTTTTGGGACAACCATTTTTCTAACACACAATACTCATGTCCTTACCAATGATTCTTCTCAACAGAATTCTACAAAACCAGATGATCAAGTTGATATGTCTGAGGACAAATCTCCAAACAAACCAGACATGACTGTTCCATGTCCAAGATGCAACAGCAAGGACACAAAATTCCGCTACTACAACAACTTCAAAGCCAAACAGCCCAGACACTTCTGCAAAAACTGCCAGAGATACTGGACTTCTGGAGGAACCGCTCGAAAGATGCTTGTAGGAGCAGGTCGCCGTAAGAACAAATTCACTAACTTTCCATTAAATGTCTTGCATTATTCTCAAATGAGTAATGTCTTGCCCTTTGGATCGAATTCTTCTGATATCAATTCAACTTCACCCGCATACTATGGTGGTTTCTTGCAACCATTTGTGCTAACACAATCTTGTGGCCCAAGTAAACCTACACTAGGGAAACATTCAAGAGATGGTGACATGATCATTTATTCCAACTCAGAGAAAGAAAACCTTGGCTTAAAAAGAAACAACATAGAAAGACATGATAGTAATGATGAATTGGTTCCTAAGTTACTAAGAGTTGACGACCCTAATGATGTTGTAATGAGTTCAAGGGATTTGGATCTAACTTTCATGACAAGAATCATGTGGTTGAAGAATCTTCATCAGTATTGA